The sequence GGTCGGCGACCGTGGCGCCCTCCTTGGTCCCCGGCGGTGGTTGCAGCACATCGCGAACATGGACGAAACCGAGCACATCGTCGAAGTCGGCACCGGTGACCGGATAGCGGGAGTAGGGATGTTCCCGGATTACCTCCGCTGCCTCGGCCAGCGAGAGCGCAGCGTCCAGGAAGGTCACTTCTCCCCGGGGGCGCATCGCTTCGGCCACCGACCGGTCCGAGGCGCGGAACACGTCGGTGAGCAGCCGGCGCTCGTTCTCCGGCAGGCTCTCGTGCGCGATCACGATGTCGCGCAGCTCCTCCTCGGACAATGCCTCGCTGCGGGCCGAGGGGTCCCCGCCGAGCAGGCGGACCACTGCGTTGGTGGAGCGGGACAGCAGCCAGATCACCGGCCGCATCACCGTGGCGAACCGGTCCAGCGGCGGCGCCACCGCCAGGGCGAACTGCTCCGAACGCTGCAGTGCCAGCCGTTTCGGCACCAGCTCCCCGAGCACCAGGGAGCAATACGCGATCAGCAGGGTGAGCAAGACCAGGGCGAGCGTTGCGGCGGCCGATTCGGGCAGGCCGAGGGTGACCAGCAACGGGGCGAAGTCCGGAGCCAAGGTGGAGGCACCGTAGGCGGCGGAGAAGAACCCGGCCACGGTCACTCCGATCTGCACCGCGGAGAGGAACCGGTTCGGGTCCCGGGCCACCGAGGCGACCCGCTGCCCCCGTGGGCCGCGCTCGTGCAGCTGGCGGATCTGGCTCTCCCGCAGGGACACCAGCGCGAACTCGGTGCCGGCGAACACTCCACCGAGCAGGATGAACAGCAGGACCAGGCCGATGCTGCCCCAGGTCGCAGCGTCCATCAGCCCTCCCGGTCCGGTTGCGCGCCCACCCCCTGATCATGACATCCCCTGTGCTGTGAGCGCTCTCTCGCGCGGCAGAATCGACCGACCCTGGCGCCGCTCCACGGCGCCCTCGCGAGCCCCAGGCGCTCCTCAGCCGCCCGCTAGAGCATCCGGGGCCAGCAGTACCAGCAGCAGCACACAGACCACCGCGACCGCCATGCTCAACGTGA is a genomic window of Ruania zhangjianzhongii containing:
- a CDS encoding hemolysin family protein, whose product is MDAATWGSIGLVLLFILLGGVFAGTEFALVSLRESQIRQLHERGPRGQRVASVARDPNRFLSAVQIGVTVAGFFSAAYGASTLAPDFAPLLVTLGLPESAAATLALVLLTLLIAYCSLVLGELVPKRLALQRSEQFALAVAPPLDRFATVMRPVIWLLSRSTNAVVRLLGGDPSARSEALSEEELRDIVIAHESLPENERRLLTDVFRASDRSVAEAMRPRGEVTFLDAALSLAEAAEVIREHPYSRYPVTGADFDDVLGFVHVRDVLQPPPGTKEGATVADLARAIVHLPTTNQLLTSLSVMQRSRRHLAVVVDEYGGTDGIITMEDVMEEIVGDIRDEYDPQEPNRAADTYDAGLTIEEFTEASGMVLEDGPYETVAGYLLTALGRLARPGDRVPVGTGVLEVVAVDKRRIRLVRVLGAGDGSGPAPR